CCACCACATTCGAGCCCATTCTGGAGGCGAGTCTCAAATTGAAGGACAACAGTGCCATCCTTGAGGCTGACAGGGCTATCAAGCTCTTTCACTATTGCATACTTCCTGGCCTTCTCACTCACAAGAAGCCCATAGTCATCATGTCCCTCACTCTTAGAGTGCTTCCACACACcttgaacccaaaaattaaaaagtcaaaaatatgTTTGGAATACCCATAATTGCTAATAATATCGTTTGAAATCTCATCacaacaaaatcaaccaaacATAAGTTCACCATCTGAGTTAATAATAAgtagataaaagaaagaaaaaccaacACAGAGGAATTTGAATTTGTCTCAAGGTGCAGGATTTCAACAGACTTTTGCCACTTAAAAATGGGAAAGTATTAAATCactaatatgatttttttttttcttttttataaatttatttattttataattcccAAATTTTCTGAAAAGCTTAAAAAGATAAGAATTCTTAAAATTTCATGGTTAATTAATATTCTAAAGACTCCCCCTTACATGTTGGCCTAGACTAGACTCCTGTTGAGatgggaggtagagtggagaCAGGTGTTCGAGCTAATAGGAAATggtggtgaatttaatcacttaaccaatattctaaaaaataaataaaataaaaatatctttaaaaaataattgttgtgCTCTGCATACGTACGATTTCTTCTTCTAATGAGTATTGTTTCTACCAGTCAAGGAGAAGACTTAACTTAGGCAAGcatcattttaaataaataagaactaCAAACACACACgtgcaaattgattgatgttGTTGCTTCTATGGTTGaaataataaatgttgttaATTGGCGAAGGAAGTAGaaatggttatatatatatatatatattttatatggtTTGTATGTAGCTCATGGatacaaaaaattgataaagataaaagtAAAGTGCATGAGCAACATTGTAATCTAGATTACTTTAAACAGTGGACAATGTTCAGAGTGATCGTGTTAAATCTAAGctgataataaataataaaaaaaaaagaaaaaagaaaaaggaaatcatGTAAATTGAAAAATGATTGATTCCATTTCTTTTCAACATCAATCAAAGAAGGCATATTTGACTAATTTTTCTACCATCGTTGTAATTGTGATAACTAATAAGGAAGAAGAGGCAtttgattaggaaaaaaaaaaaagtaagtaaataCCTTGATATTCTTCTTTGCCAGAAACGATCCAACGGCCTTCGAACGAGTCGTCGAACGAGTCGTAAAATatctaaaatccaaaaacaaaatatcagAATCAGAATCAGATAGATCTAATCTAATCTCTAGTCTAGTATAGTCTGTAGTAGACAGTAGATAGACACAAATAGTAAAGAGTATTTACCGtatgatcatcatcatcagaagaagaAGCGCAGAGCTGATGGAAGGAAGAGCATGCTACGAGAAACAGCACCCCAACAACAAATAGCTGAGTCCCTCTCCCCATACTCTCTCTTTTGTCTCTCAAAACAAATCTAAAGCTttgaaatgagaaaaatgatCTCGTTAGTATTCCTATTCTCgttgttgtgattgtttttataCAGAAAATTGGAATAGAACAGATCTAATTATAAGTTAGatttctcattttaaagcaGACCATTTTagatctctccctctctctctctctctctctctctctacccacTGCCTTCGCGCTGTTTCGACCAATCAGGTTACACGCCACGTTATATGCACCAATTGGAACTCGCCACGTATGCAAGCCTGCGTAACTATGAGCCTCTTCTCGCAACTCCTACTGGACTTTGACCCATTcgcctcttctttttttactgGTCATTTACCAAAAACAGACACATGGACTTCTCATTCTCAAGGCCCTATCCTTCTTCATCAACTAAACTGGGCCTTTTCTTTTGAATCACCTAACAGTTAACGGGCTTTATATTCACAACCCAAACCCAATAAAAATGGTTAACTAAtacaacttcttttttttcataaacaaTGGCATACTCCATATAATAAAATTGTATACGATAAAATATGTCATATCAACggttattaaaataaaaaaaaattttaataaaagatattttatttctaaaaacaTTACTAGTTGTAGCAAAAGTATTAACCAAATAATTGCTCACGACTCATATTCTTCTTAAACATatgattaaatgattatttttacCGTTCTTTAACATCTTAAACTTTTGTAACAATCGAAAATTTATCAATTCTTCTACTCAACGTTTGTATGATATGTACAAACGGAGGGAAATGAAAGGATGGCCTCCATCCATTAAATCCTAAAACACTAATTTAACAGATGGAGGTAAATGATCAATTTTATCATGAGACTTAcctttgaaaatatatataaccaaaagaacccaaaaaaagaaaagaaaaaaaaaagttctttgaAATAATAGTAATCAATCAATTCATAAGCAAATTTCTACTGTCCACGATGTAGCCAGAATGAAAATGCCAATTTCGTCTGACTAATTGCACATTAGAATACCACAGCATGGCTCATGATTTTGTTCTTCAGCCTCAAAATCAATGATTCCTTCTACTcgtagattttatttttgtctctcttagaaaaatgatagaGAACTGTCTTCCTGCAACTCCAAGCATTTCAAGCAAATTCTATTGCTTCGGGCAGGGCCTCTTCCCAGACCCCTTTGATCGGATTTCAttttatcttctctctcttagcCTCAGATTGTgtataaatagttaaatacaaAGCAAGCTGTACAATTCTTTAAGTCTACTAATATAAATTGTTTCTCTCTTCTTGAATTCACCTTATTCTTAATTGTTTTCATTCCCTCaacctctttctttttattctgaaacgtttgaatttttctcaatatttacTTTAGGAATAAGAAAGGGACCCATTAACCCAATCCTCattctttatcattttctttccgTCTCCAATGTTTTTATATATGGAACaatcctcactctctctcattttctttccataTCTAATGTGTCAAGTTTTTATCTATAGAGCAATCCTCActctttatcattttcttttcatttccaatgtgtcaaatttttattttttctttccatttccaATGTGTCAACCTCActctttatcattttctttccattttcaatgtgtcaaatttttatttgtgaagcAATCCTCACTCTTTATCCTTTCCTTTCCCTCTCCAATGtgtcaagtttttatttgtagatcattaaatgtccaaaaaaaaaaaaaaaaagatttaaattaGTTGgcctaaaattcaaattatagtGTCAATTTCGATTCgataaaatgatttaaaaaaaaaaaatgaaatagaagaTTTAGGTGTTGTTTGGATgagtgagttttgagtgatatgattttgttttcatcactcatcatccaaaatttgtgggacccacagaaatttttttgtttggacacCATCACTCATGATCCGTAACtcagtttccatcactcaattctctgatttttgagttatgagttatggaaactgaaaacacattttagctgttttcaattctcataactcataactcaatggcatttttataattatacaCACATGGAGGGACCCACAGCTGCAACTTTTGacctttgactctttttttttttttttttcactattcagcctctctctttttttcactGGTTcgtccctcttttttttttttttttttttactattcggtctctctctctctttttttttttcactattcggtctctctcttcttttcacTGGTtcgtctctctctttttttcttttctttttttttcagttcatccttttttttttttttttctcttcactgattctttcttcagttcttcgtctctttctctttttttttttttcactgttcggtcttcagttcatcctttttttttttttttttccctgggtTCAGtgagtttagtttttttttttaattttttttttctcactggGTTCGGTGAATTTAGCTACTggggttgaaggaaaaaaaaaaataaaaaataaaaactacacaAGGTACAACTATGGGacccacaaataattgaaaaatattgagtgatgacaaATAAGTGATGGTACCAAACAGGTGGGgtgttttaagtgatgagtgataagtaataagtgatgagtgatgaaaactgagtgatgagtgatgaaatctgagtgatgagtgaccatttttttaaaccaaacaaggccttagACTCCCTGTTTGTTTGTCTAAAATTCAAACTGTAGAGTCAATTTGGATTCGATTTATCTCCAATGGAGGATTGATTAGATTTATCCATTAGCATGGAGGATTGAACGAGATAATAACCGGAACCATCCATTGAAGTGCATCATCATTAAATTTAGAATGAATTCAGTACATAACATTATTCAAGTTTTAGCTGTTCCATTTtataactttaaaataaataaataaaataggttATTGATCCAATTCAGCACCCAAATATAATTTACAAACTACCAAAGCATTGCCATACGTAATTAGTAATGAAGGTTGCATCGAGAAAAGTTGGTGAGTGTCAGGGTCGACTGTGAAACTGAAAATGACCGGCCGGGTATGGATAAGATAAAACGGACAGCTGCACTGCAGTACTGTGAGCAGCATCAGCAAAACGTATCTGTTGAAACCTAATTGGCCTAATTAGAACAATGTTAATAGTACTTCTGTATATCAGTGGATATATACAATATCATAGGAGGAGCAGCAGCCAACAAAGCAACACTATTACAATTTACAAGGATTGATTGATAGTGGTACTACCCTTCAGTCCCAAGTCGTCGAAGTCGAAGCAGAAATAACTTAAAAACATACAGCTGATTACTAGTTTACTGATGGAGAAACCAAAAGATTAATACTAATATAAGTAGTAATTAAATTTAAAGCTGTTTTGGATCAATTCCAACGGACTGAAGAGTCTCAACGCGGGGGCGGTTTGCGTAAATATCTTTACGGATGGTATCCTCAGGTATGACATGGTTGAACTCCTTAATGTGAGCCACCTTCCTAAAACATGATTTCTTGACATACATCTCGGCCTCATTCACCACACGCTCAGGCTCAACCACCTCAGGAATggtctctcttcttttcttattGACCCGCACTGTTGGGTCGTTCACCAGGTGTTGCGTTGCGGTGTAGATCCCCAGACCCATCGACAGCGTTATCATCCCAATGGCCACATACACAGGCACAAAGTCACCCTTCTTCACTGCAACACTCCCATCATGCGCGAAATCTGCAGTTGGAGCAAAAGCCTTGAGTTTTGGTGAAGTTGAGGTCGCATATGTTGCGcgtcctcctcctcctcctcctcctaaACCACTCACCATCCGTTTCCAAATACTCTGCACACACCAACCTcgtatatatatagtaagagTTAAAGAAGCCAAAGACTATAATTAATACTCGAGCAATAAGTAAGGAAAACATACCGTAGACCTGAAAGCCATGCTTGCTCGCTCGCTCGGTGATACAAAGTATAGAAACACAGCGAATTAGGCTGGCGTATCCTAGACAGTTAGTAGTTAAAACTTTCAGAAACTGATCAAAAGGAGATTCCTAGCTTGCTTCTTGCCGTGATGTTACTGGAACTCACTCTTACTCTTTACTCTTACTGATAAGATCATTATCAGCGGAGATATATTAGGTGaacatgttttttcttttttttaattgaaattagaaGAGGGTTCTAGAGCCACGTAGCATAATATAGAAGCCAAATAGACACTTGTCACGATATCAAATTGTACACCATCACCGTAGAAGCCTCTTGAAGCAGCACGTCATATCAAGGCTCCAGTGGCGGGGGGCCTTGCCCACCATGTTTAtctcttttatatttaattcttttttcttttcttttttaaacttaagaagactattttaatttttcaattaaaatcaaTCCTATAGTTTTATTGTCCGATAATTTAATCATTTCATATCCTCTTTCTTCATATTTTCACATATATACTCTAAAATCATCATTTCAACTAAACTAACATAACATTTCATTCTATAGAGTATAGTTGTGTTCATTCATGCACACCTGATATTGACAGTGTTAATACATGAATCCCATCCCTACCCCCGGATACTTACACGgcccaaaaaataaagacattAACGTGAAAGgatgacaaaaaaatttgatcaCGTTTTTGGACATGCCATCCAAATGCACACATATCTCTTGAGTGATGACAAGTCCGAAAAAATGTAAATACCATTTGAGAATGGCAAGAGACGAGAGAAAATGGGGTTGATTGTGAATGAAGAAGAGCCATTTATGATGAGGACGCTCTTACCATCTCACAGTGACTACTTCTCAGATCTACACTATGCATATaccttgaaaataaaattaaaatgaccTTCATGACATCTGCCGGTACGTCATAGAAAGAAATTCAATACAGAGGTAGAAAAGCAATCTCGAAAGAACCACTAACAAGAACTTGATACCGCTGCTTCAAAGGTTAcattacttatttttaaatttatgtttatatatcTAAAAGGTGGTGGATTCTACATACATTACACAGGTAGTATTCTCCCTTTCTCTTAGTTGGGGGTTAGGCATATAAAGTTCTCATGGAATAACATCACAAGTTACTGGTAATCATATTTTGTCTCATTCACAAGTTGGCAAACTCAGGCAGCAACAGCTGCTACTACTCCCAACCCTGAAAGAAACAATAAACTTCAGAGGTCTGAtctcaatttattaagcatccAGCAGCCTTATTTTTATCGATATAATATTGCTAAGCATGGTTGAAGAAACTTCACTCTAGTTCATATATAATTGATTAACGCATCCATCGATCCTTGTCAGTCAGAGTGCTGCTTTATCAATTATCATTTGTATTCTACATCAATGCAAATGCTTATACCTGATTAACTAGCTTTGCAATTGGCACGCATAGGGAAATCATGGGCTTTGGCAATTAGTCTGCAACCAAAATGTAGAAGAGCCCCATGACTCTTGTGTGCCTTTGGGCATTACTGTAATTAGATTCCAGAATCAGAGTCTCATATCGTTTATCTTGACAGAGCATGCTTCCTTCCTTTGTCCATAAGTTGGTAATGAAGAATATAAAACCTGCCCATCCTGAAACACCACACAAAAGCACAAGCAAAAGAAGCTGGTACATTATCAAACACCTCATAATACAATGACATAAAATGTTCCACCTAATTTCCACACGTGTGGAACTAAacaattgaaaggaaaaatagaatgaTAACTAAACCAGAGATAGAGGAACCATAAAATTTtgatcagaaaaaaaaaaaaaaaaatggagcaCATGCAGGTCATGATTAAGTTCATAGCCTAATAAAACATGAGATTTTATCAGGAACCATAAAATATCTTTACAATAGGTTATTCAGtgtaactaaattaaaaaaaaaaaatcttgcttGACATCGAACTATCTAGttgttgttttaaatatatGGAGACATAAAGTACCGAGAGGAAATGAATGCGTGTGAAATACTTTTTCTTGTGAGTCACAATTCCTGATACATCTCCATAGAAGATCATCAAATCAGGTAAGTCATATAATATTCCACAAGAGATTATAACTTGCATACCGGATAACAATGAAAATAGGAGATGTTGCACTCATCTTGTTACAAACAGAAAAGGTATGTGTTGAATCACCTCTCCATAAAAAGTGGAACCAATACCCCCCGAATGTTGATGGGCCATACTGTAGATGACATAGCCACCAGTTGGCATAGTGACGCTGGTCCTTTTGATGTCAGTGCACCCATTATCAGCCATACCAGATGCACTACAAGACTCAACTTCATACTCAACCTGTACCAAAGAAATTCTATTGAGTATAATAGAAAGAGTattgaattaacaaaaaaatactacaaatgCAACAGAATATGGATTCGTCAAATGAAATTTCAATAACACTTCTTGTTTTTTGAAACTTATTTCACTTCAAGATTTACTTGAATACTACTCAAATGACTGGCTGACCATCACAAAGATGAACCCATTACTTGAAAACTGAAGTTTCTTGAGGCAAGCAAATTAGCTTTTAAACAGGATCAAGGGTGAGATGTTCAAAGACAGAAGGCTCACTAAGATGCAGCTATCAGTAAAATTTACTcataaaagagagaagaggaaagCTCAAATAGACAGGACATACAAACCTATTCCATTAACatacattattaaaataataaataaaaatattaatgtgtAACTTTCTAAACTCTGGAAACCAAGTTGCAATGAACACATATTTCACAAACCAAAAATGTAATTAGCCAATTTTTATCTAATTTCTATTTTCATATCTCTTGGTcgaaagtgtgtgtgtgtgtgtgtgtaagtgtgtgtgtgtgagagagagagagagagagagatcactAATTACGAATActttttatattgatgtattACTGTAGTTTAATATAATTGTAGAGAAGTTCACTTACGTGGCATTTGTGTTCTGAATTTTGTCCTGCTGAATTGTCCAACCTTTTCCAAGTATCAGTGACATCAAATATATAAATCTTGATGGGCACAATAAATTCATCCCAATCAATCCGCTTCACCATATATCTCAGGTAAAGGTTTCTCTGTCAACCTCTGAGACTTCTCTCACTCTGCATTGTGTATGATCATAGCAACATAATAAACCTCCTATTATATAGTCTAGCCTCAAGGGCCAGCCATATTCATCCCATGACACATTAAATAGATCACACCTGCATTCAGTGCATCCCAACTTATCTTCCACTCCCCAAGTATCAATTGCATGGACATTAAGAAACCACCTCTCCTCATACCCAGCAGGAATATCTATAGGATTActgaatttaattggaaaactTAAGTTACAGTAGCTGACTACCTAAAGAATAGTACCCATTGCCTATTTGTATACCAGGGAAGGAAAAGCCCCACAGCTGAATGTCCAGTAATTGCATTTTCCATGTTGGTTTGGCTTGAGGCTAGCATACCAAACGGATGTCGGTTTGGCTAGAAGATAGCATATCAAATTGAATCCGCTGGTGCCTTCCTTGTCAATAAATGTTGTACACACACACTATGTGACATGCTAAAATAAAGATTCAGCCAGTATAAACAGGAATATGTTGCTAACATACTTCAAACTGATGTTTTCCAATTCCATCTAAGACAGAATATATCACATTACTCTGAGGATGCAAGCTATCCCCTGCAATGAATTCATGGGTATTTCCATTCAACTTAATAAAGCTACAACCAGCGTTCTTCTTGACCCTCTTAGCACTCATTGACCTCCTAATCTGAACCACATCATCCCATAGCTCTGCATTGGCATAAACGTTAGCCATGACTGAATATACCCCGCCATCTTCAGGCTTCAATTCCATCACATGCTCAGCTGCTTTCTTTGCAATCTCAACATCTCCATAGATCCTACATCCTCCCAGCAACCCACCCCACACAAACACATCACCCGCCATTGGCATACTCTTTATCATTTCCATTGCTTCCCCAATAAAACCAGAGCGTCCGAGCAAATCAGCCATGCACCCATAGTGTTTGAGTTCTCGAGGGACCCCATAGACAGATTCCATCTCATTAAAAAGCTTCTGGGCTTCATGGACTAGACCTGCATGGCTACACCCAACCAAGACTCCTAAGAAGCTCACACCGTCCGGTTTAACTCCAGCTTCTATCATTCCAGAGAAGTAGTGCAACAATAGCTGGCCGTGCCCATGCATTGCAAGCCCAACAAGCATGGCATTCCATGTAAACAAATTCTTATACGGGCTAGACTCAAAAATCTCCCCGGCAGTTTCCATACAGCCACACTTAGCATACAAATCCACCAACCCAGTGGACAAGAAGGAATCTATCCGAATCCTATTTTGTTTGATGTAGCTATGAATGGTCTTGCCATGTTCCAATTCCCCCAACTGAGCACAAGCAGAAAGAGCAGAAACCAATGCAATATTATCAGGCTTGAAATCTAAAGCCAGCATGTGGTTGAAGAGATCAATGGCCTCTTTGCATCGGTTCATCTGGGCACACCCAGTTATAATGGTGCCCCATGACACGGTATCTCTTACAGGCATTTCGTCAAACAGCCGATGTGCTTGTGAAATTTCACCAGCCTTGACAAAGCCATCAATCATTGCATTGTAAGAAACAACGTCCCTGTAAGAGCTCTCATTGAACACCCGGTATGCATCATCAATGCGGTCTGATACTGAGTAAACGTGAATGAGGGAATtcaggacaaacaaattggcAGCGAAGCCAAACTTGAAAGCTTGGGAGTGAAGGGTTTTGGCAGTGGGAAAGGCATGAAGTTGAACGCAAGCCTTGAGAGTAAATGGGAAGGTGTGAAAGTCAGGAGGTATAGAGAAGCGACGCATGCGAGCAAAGAGGAGAAGAGCTGAGAGAGGGGAAGAGAGGAGGGTGTGAGCTCTAATGATGTTGTTGTAGCAGAAGGTTGATGGGTTTGGAATGGAATTAAAGATTGAGAGTGCATAACTCAATAAGCTTATAGAGTTGTTGTTGGACTTGGGGTTGAGAACAATGGTGAAGGTGTGGAGGATGTTACTTAAAATGGGGCTAGTTGGATGGAGAAAGAAGTGGCCGGTGGCGATGGTGTGGGCGTGAATTTGGTGGAGCTGTTTCATGCTTTTGCATAATTGcattgctttcttctttcttcttatgattattattattattattattattattattttttctcaaggTGCCGGAAGTGGAAGAACTTATAATTAGACGGCCATATAGCGTGTCtacattttcttatttcttGCATAACAAGGCTTACATATATCTCAAAAATTGTATAATCAATCACCCCAATTATTTTTTATCGACTAAACATTGTATAACTAACGACTAAGGAATGGTCAAAACTTTCAAAGGAAAAGTAGATTGTGGACGTACCTCATCTACTAGCACTCCCACTAATAATTGGATTAGTGGAGTGCCCGTGACCTCATAGATTCTCTTAAGCATTTTAAATAGGgcaattccattttttttgcCACTAATAAATAATTGGATTAGTGCCCTTGGACGGTGCAAAATGATTGTACCTTGTCCTGTCCTAATAAAAAAGTTGAGTGcaattccattttttatttccataactGCTTTAACCAACTttccaatattttattattttcagtcaTTTATGTTGGAGGAACCACCACCTGTTCTTTTCCCTCTTTGagatttttatgatttttttttaatgtatatggAGTGACTAGGCTATATCTCTCCCTCTTTTAAATAGAGTACTGTTCTAATTTGTGTAAAGAAAGGGAATAATGATATTCTTAATGGAAGATAAAACACTAAACACTTACCTAATAAGAGAATAATGCTTAAGGGGGAACATTTGAAGTGTGATCTTCTCCTCTgatctgttttctttcttttcctttttgttattttaagtttgaaaatcaaaatgctGTCACTGAAGACTCTTGGCAGGGaggcctatatatatatttgaaataacAGATACAATAACCATCTCTTTCTCACCCTCTTTCTGAACTCTTGAGCTCTGTGGCACACAGGATGtgttcaaagaagaagaagaagaagaagaagaaaaagaagatagtGATCATGATGATAATGGTACCCTCTTCAACCTCTAGTTGGGTGTGAGGGGGGAAAGGGCAAGTCATTGAGGCAAAGGGAAGGCAAAGCCTTTCTTCTAGGTTTGTTATTTCACTGGCCAAATTGCATCTCTACCAGTAGTTACCTATGCCAGGCCGTCTTTAATGTACACCATATATAGTTTTGTTAATGCTATCATATGCAGTTTCTTTCTGCTACCTCGtatttcaaacttcaaacccccacaagaaaccttgtttcacaTAAAGTAGGCAGAATTAGAAAAATCATTTATAGTAAAtaagggttttaaaaaaaaaaaaatttagcccatgCAGTTGCTGGTGCATCTCAACGCCTGTTTGTATTTATAATTATCAATAAATATGTGTTTGTATCCATAGGTGCAAGCGTGTATATGTGTTATTAGACCTACATACACCAGCCGTAGACAGTTCCTCAGAAGGAAGTTCAGTTGCAATTTTGTCTACGCAACCGACATAGATACATATGCAAGCATTAAAATCATGTACTCAAAACAGAAATACTTCACTCGActaaaaattcaagaacaatTTGAGTGTATTTTATAGGAATTTTCAGCGAATTAAGGGAGCCAATCATTCAACAATCACACCATCACATATGTTAGATATACAGAGCACACATTTAAAACTTCTTACTTGCCAACTATTTGTGCTCAAACAGATGGATCTATCCTCCCAATAAATGCAATATATGTTTCACTCAAAGTGAAAGGTCAATGTCTACTTATCACTCTCAATCATTTTAAATGTAAGTAACCAATAAGCAATTTAGTGAATAAAAGATATGTTGCCAACCTGCAAGTCt
The Quercus lobata isolate SW786 chromosome 10, ValleyOak3.0 Primary Assembly, whole genome shotgun sequence DNA segment above includes these coding regions:
- the LOC115965874 gene encoding uncharacterized protein LOC115965874, which gives rise to MAFRSTSIWKRMVSGLGGGGGGGRATYATSTSPKLKAFAPTADFAHDGSVAVKKGDFVPVYVAIGMITLSMGLGIYTATQHLVNDPTVRVNKKRRETIPEVVEPERVVNEAEMYVKKSCFRKVAHIKEFNHVIPEDTIRKDIYANRPRVETLQSVGIDPKQL
- the LOC115965873 gene encoding pentatricopeptide repeat-containing protein At5g61800, translating into MQLCKSMKQLHQIHAHTIATGHFFLHPTSPILSNILHTFTIVLNPKSNNNSISLLSYALSIFNSIPNPSTFCYNNIIRAHTLLSSPLSALLLFARMRRFSIPPDFHTFPFTLKACVQLHAFPTAKTLHSQAFKFGFAANLFVLNSLIHVYSVSDRIDDAYRVFNESSYRDVVSYNAMIDGFVKAGEISQAHRLFDEMPVRDTVSWGTIITGCAQMNRCKEAIDLFNHMLALDFKPDNIALVSALSACAQLGELEHGKTIHSYIKQNRIRIDSFLSTGLVDLYAKCGCMETAGEIFESSPYKNLFTWNAMLVGLAMHGHGQLLLHYFSGMIEAGVKPDGVSFLGVLVGCSHAGLVHEAQKLFNEMESVYGVPRELKHYGCMADLLGRSGFIGEAMEMIKSMPMAGDVFVWGGLLGGCRIYGDVEIAKKAAEHVMELKPEDGGVYSVMANVYANAELWDDVVQIRRSMSAKRVKKNAGCSFIKLNGNTHEFIAGDSLHPQSNVIYSVLDGIGKHQFEVC